The Coffea arabica cultivar ET-39 chromosome 8e, Coffea Arabica ET-39 HiFi, whole genome shotgun sequence genome window below encodes:
- the LOC113703412 gene encoding isoflavone reductase homolog: protein MAKSKVLVVGGTGYVGKRIVKACLAQGHTTYVLQRPEIGLDIDKLQMLLSFKEKGAHLVDGSFSDHQSLVDAVKLVDVVICTMSGVHFRSHNILMQLKLVEAIKEAGNIKRFLPSEFGMDPARMGDALEPGRVTFDEKMIVRKAIEEAKIPFTYICGCCFAGYFVGNLSQLCTLVPPKEKVNIYGNGNMKVAYMDEDDIATYTIKTIDDPRALDKTVYLRPPENILTQRQLIEKWENLRGRKLEKCSIPAKDFLASMKDMDYAGQVGVGHFYHVFYEGCLTNFEAGKDSEEASELYPEVEYTRMESYLKRYV, encoded by the exons ATGGCTAAGAGCAAAGTTCTTGTTGTGGGGGGCACTGGTTATGTGGGTAAGAGGATAGTGAAAGCTTGCTTAGCTCAAGGGCATACAACGTATGTTCTCCAAAGGCCAGAGATCGGTCTGGACATTGATAAATTGCAGATGTTGTTGTCGTTTAAGGAGAAAGGAGCTCACCTTGTTGATGGTTCATTTTCTGATCATCAAAGCCTTGTGGATGCCGTAAAACTAGTTGATGTTGTCATCTGCACCATGTCTGGTGTGCATTTCAGAAGTCATAACATTTTAATGCAGCTTAAGCTTGTTGAGGCCATCAAAGAAGCTGGTAATATCAAG CGTTTCTTGCCATCAGAGTTCGGCATGGATCCTGCTAGAATGGGAGATGCCCTTGAACCAGGAAGGGTAACATTTGATGAGAAGATGATTGTGAGAAAAGCAATTGAAGAAGCTAAAATCCCTTTCACTTATATCTGTGGTTGCTGCTTTGCTGGTTACTTTGTTGGTAACTTGTCTCAATTGTGTACTCTAGTTCcaccaaaagaaaaagtgaataTATATGGGAATGGCAACATGAAAG TGGCTTATATGGACGAAGATGATATAGCTACTTATACGATCAAGACCATAGATGACCCACGAGCACTGGACAAGACAGTTTATCTTCGACCACCAGAAAATATCCTCACTCAAAGGCAATTGATTGAGAAGTGGGAAAATCTTAGAGgaagaaaactagaaaaatgcAGCATTCCTGCAAAAGACTTCCTAGCTtctatgaaag ACATGGACTATGCTGGCCAAGTTGGAGTTGGCCATTTCTATCACGTATTCTATGAGGGCTGTTTGACAAACTTTGAAGCAGGAAAAGATAGTGAAGAAGCTTCAGAGCTATATCCAGAAGTTGAATACACCCGCATGGAATCATACTTGAAACGTTATGTTTAG
- the LOC113703300 gene encoding protein LPA3-like — MPLSTSPTAPALPFSSPSHSKPKGSSQRWFSIKKEVTVCSGRINFNRKSRNGDFAINSASRDSSPSVGFDVQFPKDYAELLQQAKEATELAVKDNRQLMEIEFPTAGLGSVPGDGEGGIEMTESMELIREFCDLFITPEKATRTRIFFPEAKEVQFARNSVFGGVSFKLDYLTKPSFFEDFGFVEKVKMADRVKPEDEVFLVAYPYFNVSEMLVVEELYEEAVVSTSRKLIIFNGELDRIRSGYYPPFFYPKLAALNKTLLPKMETVYYIHNFKGHKGGVLFRCYPGPWKVLRRTRKGYICLHQQDLMPSLKEVALDILPSA, encoded by the exons ATGCCGTTATCCACTTCCCCAACGGCTCCTGCTCTTCCATTCTCATCTCCTTCTCATTCAAAACCAAAG GGTTCTTCTCAGAGATGGTTTTCGATAAAGAAAGAAGTGACTGTCTGCAGTGGAAGAATTAATTTTAACAGGAAAtcaagaaatggtgattttgcaATAAATTCAGCATCTAGAGACAGCAGTCCATCGGTTGGATTTGATGTACAATTTCCCAAGGATTATGCTGAACTTCTTCAACAA GCTAAAGAGGCAACTGAATTAGCTGTGAAGGACAACAGGCAGCTCATG GAAATTGAATTTCCTACTGCTGGATTGGGATCTGTGCCAG GTGATGGTGAAGGGGGTATAGAAATGACCGAAAGTATGGAACTAATCCGTGAGTTCTGTGACCTCTTCATAACTCCTGAGAAAGCCACAAGAACCAGAATA TTCTTCCCAGAGGCTAAGGAAGTTCAATTTGCAAGAAATTCAGTTTTTGGGGGAGTCTCATTTAAGTTGGATTATCTGACAAAGCCGTCATTTTTTGAGGACTTtggttttgttgaaaaagttaAGATGGCTGACCGAGTTAAGCCAGAAGATGAGGTTTTCTTAGTTGCTTATCCATACTTTAATGTCAGTG AAATGCTTGTGGTCGAAGAACTGTACGAAGAGGCCGTAGTAAGCACCTCTCGGAAACTGATCATATTTAATGGAGAACTTGACCGGATAAGATCAGGAT ATTATCCACCGTTCTTCTATCCAAAGCTGGCTGCACTTAACAAGACTCTTTTGCCCAAAATGGAGACTGTATACTACATTCACAATTTTAAAGGACACAAAGGGGGAGTCCTATTCAG GTGCTACCCTGGCCCATGGAAAGTGCTTAGGAGAACAAGAAAGGGATATATTTGCTTGCATCAGCAGGATTTGATGCCATCCCTCAAGGAAGTGGCATTAGACATCCTTCCATCAGCTTAA
- the LOC113703279 gene encoding bifunctional pinoresinol-lariciresinol reductase, whose translation MGSTIENVKNKVLIIGGTGYLGKRLVKASLEQGHETYVLHRPEIGVDIEKVQMLLSFKARGAHLVPGSFSHYQSLVDAVKLVDVVICAISGVHIRSHHILLQLDLVKAIKEAGNIKRFLPSEFGTDPARMGDAMEPGRVTFDDKMVVRKAIEEAGIPFTYVSANCFAGYFIGGLCQPGKILPSKDSVLLLGDGNQKAIYVDEDDIATYTIKTIDDPRTLNKTLYLRPPQNILSQREVVQLWEKLIGKELKKSSIGKEEFLASIKGLDYAEQVGLTHYYHVCYEGCLTNFEIGDEGEEASKLYPEVKYTTIEDYLKQYV comes from the exons atgggtTCCACAATAGAGAATGTGAAAAACAAGGTGCTGATTATAGGGGGAACAGGGTACTTGGGGAAGAGGCTGGTGAAGGCAAGCTTAGAACAAGGTCATGAAACCTATGTTCTTCATCGTCCAGAGATAGGTGTTGATATTGAGAAAGTGCAGATGCTTTTGTCTTTTAAGGCACGAGGAGCTCACCTAGTCCCTGGTTCCTTTAGCCATTATCAAAGCCTAGTTGATGCTGTGAAATTGGTGGACGTTGTTATATGTGCAATTTCTGGGGTTCACATTCGATCCCACCATATTTTGCTTCAGCTCGACCTTGTCAAGGCCATCAAAGAGGCTGGAAATATCAAG AGATTTTTGCCATCTGAGTTTGGTACTGATCCCGCAAGAATGGGCGATGCTATGGAGCCAGGAAGGGTCACGTTTGATGATAAAATGGTGGTAAGAAAAGCTATTGAAGAAGCTGGGATTCCTTTCACGTATGTTTCGGCCAATTGCTTTGCAGGATACTTTATTGGAGGTCTTTGCCAACCTGGTAAAATTCTGCCATCAAAGGATTCTGTACTCCTCCTTGGAGATGGAAACCAAAAAG CAATTTATGTTGATGAAGACGACATAGCCACCTACACAATCAAAACCATAGATGATCCAAGGACACTGAACAAAACACTTTACCTAAGGCCACCTCAAAACATACTTTCACAAAGAGAGGTGGTTCAATTATGGGAAAAGCTAATAGGGAAAGAACTGAAAAAGTCATCCATAGGCAAGGAAGAATTTTTGGCTTCCATCAAAG GACTTGATTATGCGGAGCAAGTTGGATTAACTCATTATTATCACGTCTGCTATGAAGGATGTCTTACAAATTTTGAGATAGGAGATGAAGGGGAAGAGGCATCCAAATTGTATCCTGAAGTAAAGTACACCACAATTGAGGACTACCTCAAGCAATATGTGTGA